Genomic segment of Agrobacterium larrymoorei:
CAAAAGCCAAAGGTTGCGAAATGAAAAACTCGCCGCTAAGAATAAGGAGTTTCATTCTCTTTTATAATTAGCTACTTAGCGTTTCAGCATGGCAATTACGTTTATCCCCAAAAGGGGCTCGGTTTTGATGTGCGATTTCGACATGGCTTTCGTGCCCCCAGAAATGGTGAAATATCGTCAGGTTGTCGTTCTCTCTGTTCAAGGTTTGAACCATCGTCACGGGATAGCTCCCGGTCTATGTACTGTAGTTCCGTTTTCAACCGTCGCACCGTCGACGCCCGGTTTCGATGACATATATTTCGCGGCTGGGAGCTACAGAAGTTTGAAAAAAGAATCGTGGGCGAAGTGCCGGATGATTTGCACCGTTTCGCACGAACGCCTGGGACTAGTCAGGGGTCTTCGCCGCATCGAGCAATTATCTTCCTTCGATCTTGGAAAAATAGAGAATGCTGTTTCGCTGGTATTAGGCCTTTCGTGACGTAATCTGATCAAGATCGACTTTTGTCTCCAGCGACTTGAAGTTCGTGGAAAACCAGATTAGATTTAATATGTCTCCGAAAGGGGCTTTGGGCGGCACCTAGCTTTAATTCTTACTCCGGTAAGCAACTCATTGCGAAGTGCCAGCCCCATGTTTTACCGAGGTTAGTCCTCGGTTTTTTTATTTGTATTGTTCAATCTTGCCTCACTCTCCGCCGCCTTAAAGAGCAATCTGAATAATTATTACTCAAAACAGATGCCACCGTCTTGCCACATTTAGCAAAGTGTGATTGATAGAAGCTGCCCTGACTGGAAGGGGTATAAGGTAGAGGTCCGCCACGCTGGGTGGGACGGCAGGCGGACCTCCCTAATTTTCTATTCTCTTGTAAAATATGATCTCAATCAGCATGGCACTATGCGATGCTTTGATCATGCGTTTCCGCTTTACAGGCTGGAGGACGAAGCCTCCGTTGCGGCCATCTCGTCGTTATGGGGCTCGCCGATGAACGGGTCTTTTTCGATGTTCTCCCAGGTTTCATCCATGGCGTAAGCAGAGGAGAGGTAGGGAATGGCAACATGTCCGAACCTGAACGACAGCTGCCCTTCCGCTTTTTCCTCATCCATACCCGCAACACGGTTGACGTAGATTGCGGAGGCAAGGCCCGTGCGGTCTGCACCGGAGCGACAGTGGATCAGGATCGGCTTGGGCGCATCCCGCATGATCTGGATGAGCTGGGCAACGCGTTCCAGCTTCAGCGTTCTCCGCGCGGACATGCCGAAATCGATATGCTTGACGCCGAGCTTGTCGACGGCGGCCATCTCGTTTGTATACCAGGATGATTTATCGTTCTCGCCACGCAGGTTGATGACGGTCTTGATGCCATGCGCCATCACATAGCGCGTCAGCTCATCGCCGGTCGGCTGGTTGGAGCGGTAAAGCTGGCCGGGTATGACCTCGTGAAAATTGCCGGATATTTGCAGGGCTGCGAAATACAGCCCAAACATGACTGGCACAGCCGATACCACAGCCAAAACTTTTGTTATTCTCTTGCGCATACGTCGTCATCCCCTGACTAATCGGGATGACGAAACACTTCTATACTGACAAGAAACTGAATAAAATCAGCTTATCGCGCGAAGACATAGACTGCATAGATGCCGATCAGCGCCGCGGCGGCAACAGCGGTAATCATGCCGAGACGCTTTTCGATGAAGTGGCGGATGCCTTCCCCGTAGCGCTGCAACAGTCCTGCCAGAATGAAGAAGCGCGCACCGCGCGTAACGATGGCGGAGATGATGAAGAGCCCGAGGCTGATATTGGCGGCACCCGAAAGGATCGTGACGACCTTGATCGGCGGAAGATGCGCAAGGCCAGAAGTGATCAGCAGAAGAACGATCGTCTCATAGTCAACCGATGCCCGCAGATGCTCGAACGTATCGAGCTTGCCATAAAATTCCAGAATGGGTTTGGCGAGGCTTTCAAAGGCGTAGTGCCCCAGATACCAACCGGCAATGCCGCCAAGCACGGAGGCGACCGTCGCGACGGCGGCGTAGAACATCGCCCGCTTCGGCTTTGCCAGAACCATGGGCAGAAACAGCACATCCGCGGGCACCAGAAAAATGGAGCTTTCCACGAAAGCAATGATTCCCAGCCACCACACCGCCGTCTTTTTGGCAGCGAGGTTCATGGTCCAGGCGTAGAGACCTTTCAGCATCCGTTCTTCTCCGTCCGATTCATGTTGGTTTAGCGCCGGTGCGGAGCCTTGGCAAATGATGCGGCGCAACATTGAGGCAGAGATCAGCGATAAATGCTGCGAAGCAAAAACTCACATTCCCGATAAATAAGGGATGGCGCGTAACCATATGTTGCAGCGCAATTAAAAATCGCTTTTTGCTGGTATTTTCATGTATTTGCCGTAAAATGGTTGTGCGAGGACATACTGAGGAGGAGACAGTTATGGACTACGTTCACTTTTTTACTTCGCTCAACCCGTTTATTCTCGGCATCTTGATGC
This window contains:
- a CDS encoding type II toxin-antitoxin system PemK/MazF family toxin, producing MCDFDMAFVPPEMVKYRQVVVLSVQGLNHRHGIAPGLCTVVPFSTVAPSTPGFDDIYFAAGSYRSLKKESWAKCRMICTVSHERLGLVRGLRRIEQLSSFDLGKIENAVSLVLGLS
- a CDS encoding dual specificity protein phosphatase family protein, with translation MRKRITKVLAVVSAVPVMFGLYFAALQISGNFHEVIPGQLYRSNQPTGDELTRYVMAHGIKTVINLRGENDKSSWYTNEMAAVDKLGVKHIDFGMSARRTLKLERVAQLIQIMRDAPKPILIHCRSGADRTGLASAIYVNRVAGMDEEKAEGQLSFRFGHVAIPYLSSAYAMDETWENIEKDPFIGEPHNDEMAATEASSSSL
- a CDS encoding YqaA family protein, producing the protein MLKGLYAWTMNLAAKKTAVWWLGIIAFVESSIFLVPADVLFLPMVLAKPKRAMFYAAVATVASVLGGIAGWYLGHYAFESLAKPILEFYGKLDTFEHLRASVDYETIVLLLITSGLAHLPPIKVVTILSGAANISLGLFIISAIVTRGARFFILAGLLQRYGEGIRHFIEKRLGMITAVAAAALIGIYAVYVFAR